The Fusarium fujikuroi IMI 58289 draft genome, chromosome FFUJ_chr05 DNA segment TTAGGACTTATTAAAGCTAGCGAAGCTGGGACTCCTGTATATTGGCTGGGAATTAAGAAGGCTCTGTCTTTCCTCTAAATTCTGCACATCGCCTTGAGCTATGGATACCTGCCAGGTTGTTGGTTGAGGCTATGGGCTATGAAATCACAAACAAGGCTGTGGCACAAATTACTCCGTACATAGCCAGCAAATCATGGGTGCATTGACATTTGTCAGGCAGACTCAGCTGCTTATGCCTTACCCCGCTCCTTATTATATATGTTTTTGTTCAACATTTTAGAGCCTAGAAACCGATCATACCGAACCTTATCAACCGGGTTCTCATCGCCTTGTTTCTCAATGCGGCTaatcaacaccaaaacatTAGAGCTCCACGAGTTTTTCAACGAGAACACGCCCCCTTATGCAATCCTGTCGCATGCTTGGGGCGACCAAGAGGTCACGtttcaagactggcaagccCGCCACCACGCCACTTTAAAGCATGGATACTGGAAAATCCTGAAAGCATGCAGCAAAGcagttaactataagcttaagTGGCTCTGGGTTGATACAAACTGTATTAACAAGAGTAGCTCAGCAGAGCTTACTGAGGCAATAAACTCGATGTTTGCATATTATCAGAAGTCGAAAGTCTGCTTTGCTTACCTAGCCGACGTGCATACCGCCAATCAAGACATAGAACTTTTGATGTCGCAGATGAGAAACAGTCTTTGGTTTACGCGAGGTTGGACACTTCAAGAGCTTATAGCGCCTATAAACTTGATCTTTTATGCCGCAGATTGGTCTCAGATAGGCCGGAAGGATGATTCTGTCGCTGATTTGATCTCGCTGATtaccaagatcgacaagagATATCTCAATGGGCAAGTCGGTGTTCACGAGGCTTCGGTTTCAAAGAGAATGTCTTGGTTAGCAAAGAGAACCACAACACGAACCGAGGATATGGCATACTGTATGCTTGGCATATTCGATATTAATATGCCTCTGCTCTATGGGGAAGGGAAGAGGGCGTTTTTTCGGCTTCAGGAAGAAATCATAAAGGGTTGCAACGATCATACAATCTTCTGTTGGGGATGGAACGAGGATGTTCCAAGCAACTGGGGCagtcttcttgctccctggCCGACTGTCTTTGATGGCGCCGGGGGCTTTGAAAGATTTGACGGCGACGAGATAAATGTCTTTTCCATGACGAATGCTGGCCTGTCCATTCAGCTACCTGTAGTAGCAGCATTCGGAGCCTCACACACCATGGCCAGTTCATGGTTCATTAAGCTACAAGCTGCGCCGGCAAGCACGATATTCAATTTCTCAGAAGCAGCGTGTTTACGTGTTGTGGGTCGCAGGGTAGGCGATTTATTATACGTATCACGCTTCCCGTACCCTCCCCAGCCAGTGACTATGTCGACAAGCCCAACGTCCAAGTTCGAGACAGAATCTCTTCTGGTGATGAACAAACTGGCAAATGGGGCAGGGTTAGAACCTCGACAGAAACAGGCGGAACTCTTGGATCCCAGCTCTCTAGAGTTTACTCCTATTCATACCTCATCGGATCTTCAGTTCAACTGGCATTGTGCGGCTTCACACGCATGCGATTATCATTTGAGTTCGGTGGAGGGCAGGATCGTTGTGACAATTGATAAAGATGCTTCTGACTGGGCTGTAGTCCTGGTGGGAAGGACACACAACCGACAGCGACCGATGCCATGTATCTTGCTTGGGGCTAAAACGAAAGATGATTCTGGTGGTGTTGCAACAGGGCTCGTGGCGGCACAGGGAGGCAACCGTGCCGAGGCACGAGATGAGGCATATAGAATCTTGAGTGAGTGGAGGCAAAGAGCCACGTCAAGCGATTACACCAGATCGTGGGTTACTTCTGAGGAAACGCTTGGAATAACCATGGTTATGGAGAGATCCAAGGATATTATAAGGGGCACCAGTGACAGGTATTTCTTGTGTCTCTACAAGAATGAGTTGAACAGGAATGCGACTGCTGATTGATGCATAGTAATTTCTAGTTGAAATGGAACCATAAATACAATAGCATATTCCATTACAATGTATTTCTTTCTCCTAGGATGTTTACCAACGTTAAGGTCATATTCCTCGCCGTAATAACAGATCATTCTCCTGGCCTATGATTCGCTATGCACTTATGCAGCACTGTCCAAGGCCTGTGTCGCTTAAATACATACCTCGTTGGTTGGTGACTTAGCCCTGGCTCTTAGATCTGCTTCTCACAGATCAACAAAGCCTCGTCAACATAGCTAACAAAATCGCCACACTGTATCGAAGACATACGACAACTTGAATCAATACACCATTTGCGAAATATGATATCCGGGACCTCTGACGACGCACCGTCGCCTTCTGCAACATCACCGGCATGGAGTGTAATCCAGTTCACCTTCAGCGATAGAAACAGCGATTCAGAGCTGGCGGTTATGTGCAACAATAAACGCTTTATCATACATCTCTCGGTCGACACCTTTTCTGAATCGCCTAAACTGAAAGACCGttaccttttcttcttgcaaGTTGCCGAAGAGTTCGAGCTAGATAGTGTAACTGTCGAGGACTTCTAGGATTGGATTGTCGACCCTCTACTCCCTATCTTCCGGGAACTGCCCACTCCAGACCAGGCAGACCTGCAAACTTTGCACGGCTTCTTCAACCCCGAAACCTTTGTTTATACCTTTCAAACGGTCTCCGATGACCGGATACCACATCTAGATAGAGATGCCCAACACCAATCTCTATTCGGTATTTCTGTTCCCGCTGAACTCTGTGCGTCATGGAAGTCCTTTGATCCATCTGAAGTACGAATTTGTCAAGAGGATGTGATCGGTCCGCCTTCTCATACACCGCGCAAAGCCCTTTTGAACGACGGGACGATTGCATTCCTCAAGCTCGTTCGCCGTGGCGACAAGCAGTCCCTGAAAAATGAGCTAGACACATATGGGAAGATCAACAGAGCAGAGCTTGACAACAAGATGAGGATATCACGCCTCCACGGCCTAGTGCGGAATAACGACGACGGTGTTACTTTCGGTCTCTTACTTACCTATGTTGACTGTGGACGTGTAACACTGTCGTGTGCATTGACGCCAGGAACCGAAGTTTCACTAAGGGCGAAATGGGCTGCACAAGTTCAGGAAGCTATTGCCCAACTACATGATGCTGGAATAGTGTGGGGAGATGCTAAGCCGGACAACATCCTAATTGATGTAAATGAGGATGCTTGGCTTATTGATTTCGGTGGTGGATACACGGAGGGATGGGTGCCTAAGATCCTTGTCGGGACAATGGAAGGTGATCGCATTGCTCTCGAGAAGATACTAGAATACATCCGCAACTAGAACATCAATCGAGACCATTCGTTTCCCTATTATTCGACCGTCACTTATCCTATCTGACTACGTGCATATTTCCAGCTTTTGACCCAGCTTTTCACACTATGTCAGATGAAGGATCTAGACCCCGCAACATTGTGTGTGTTGGTCGTGAATAGTTTACTTTTTCACGTACATCATCAAAAAGGTGTTGGGTCTCCGTGCATGTATTCACTCCACCTCAAATTTATGCCCCGGCTAATTGTCTTTGCTAAGCGCTGTTGCCTGATCTAACTTCACACCGCTTTCTGttatagtaacttattaGGCAACATAACCGTAGAACCCACGAGATGCATTTCCCAACTTCCTCTTTATCATCTGAACCTTTCCCAACTCGAACGGGGTTTCTTCCAAGTGAACGTTTTGAATTCCCTATAGATCAGCACATAAAAAACTAGCAAAGatggcatcttcctcttttgcACTTTCGCAAACCCTTGGAGGAATCACCCAAACCAAGATACGTGAACTTGAAAAGCAGCGCACTATTTACGAGTCACGAAAGGATAAAATCTTGGACCAGGCCGATCAACAAGATGATCGAACTGCAAGAATCAACCTCCTCTTAGAGGGAGTTGAGAATCTTAACGCTGAGGCTTTCCAAAGCCCTGcaatcaagaacatcaagcactGGCTTAGTCAGTCTAAATATGATGTTTCTGTTCCAAGCAAGTTCATGCAGGCTCATGAAGAACTACTTAGGTCGCATTTAAAGGTACCTAGTCGGAAACTCGCACTGGGCCACCTCTACGCTCGGCTCATTACCGAATGGATGACTGCCTCTCTCAGCGACCGTCCGGCCTCGGAGGAGGAATCTTACGAGGTTCTGGATCAGCAAAAAGAGAGGCTGCAGGAGCTGTGCGACAAGTTTGAACGAGTAGTGTTTGAGCCGCTTGAAactgatgaagttgagattgaccTCTACCTTAACGAGCTGTTCCAGGGTGACCAGAGTGAAGAGGCTGCTAAGTCACTCAAGGCGCTGAGAGAGACAATCGGTGACTCTTGCAGAGAAATCTTTGGTGAAAAAGCGCCATTTGATTCCGCGACACTCACGTGGTGTATTAATGGGCTACTCGCTGAGGATTTGCTCAGCGACCAGAAACAGGCCATTCTTCGGGACTTTCTCGAGAAGCCGGTTGTTTTGGGAGAGATCGCCGATGTGCTCAACATGCGATTCTCCAACATTGACAGCTGGGAATGGGATGCCGGTGAACAAGGCAGTAGGTCCACCAGAattgttcttcttggagaaATAACTAACTCGATTGCCCTAGTCCCAGTGCTTCCGAGACAGCAGTTGAACGGTAAATACAGAATCTGGATGGACGAGGATGTGTTGCAAGCAATTCTCATCCACTACATCGGGATTCAGTGTTGCGTtgctctcaagaaggctCTCAACTGCTTTATTACACAGTATAGCTTCTGGAGATGGAACGCTGGGCCAGATCCTAGCCGTGATGAGAAGCAGCGTCGCATGTATTACTTGGCCAGTGGAGCTACTACTAGCTCGAATGTCGTGAACGAGAGAAAAAGGCAGTATGTGAACGAGTTTTTCATGTCACAGCTACCGGAAGATGTTGAGACGATTGGGGTTGGTGGCTATACTGATCCaacagaagagaaagacaacTCCAACAAGCCCAACATTAAACAGAGCCTCCTCCGAACGCTCGCTACAGAGACCACCATACAGAAAACCTTGAAGGGTGAAGTGTCGTTGATACAGACTGACCTGGAATGGTTCGCCACGGGCTTGTCGCATACGACTATTTTTGCCACCATGCGATTCTTTGGCTATACCGAAGGTGCCATCTCATTCTTCAAGAAGGTTCTTCAGGCACCTCTCAACGTGCAGTCCTCCCCAGATTCGCCGCTGACGGGCAGTCCCAGAGTGCGCCGTCGCGGCGTGCCGATGGCCCATGCTCCGGAGAAGCTCCTTGGCGAGCTTGTTCTCTTCGTCATGGATGTTGTGGTGAACCAACAGGATGGGATGCTTCTCTACCGACTCCACGACGACCTCTGGCTATGTGGTGAGCCACTGCACTGCAAAAGGGCCTGGGCTGCTATGAACAAGTATGCGAAAATCCTCGGCCTCACCTTCAACCGGGGTAAAACCGGTTCTGTGTACATAACAGAAAAGGGAAAAGAGCGAGATATCGATGTTGCTAGCGCTCTGCCCGAGGGTCCTGTCCGAGTTGGGCATCTATCTCTTGACCCTATGTCGGGGATATGGGAAATCGACCGTGAGGAGGTAGAGGGGCATATGAGGCAACTGAAGAAGCAACTGAATGGATGCATAAGTGTGCTTGAGTGGGTACAGACATGGAACAGTTGCATGGGACGGTTCTTCAGTCATACCTTTGGAGAACCAGCACACTGCTTTGGCCTACACCACGTTGACAGCATCCTCGAGACTTACCAGATGATGCAGAAATTCTTATTCCCCGTTGCGTCAGATTCATCACAAAGCAGCCATGGAGCCGTCAGCCATATAAAGCACATGATCAAAGATCGCTTTGGGGTAGATGTACCCGACGCATTTGTCCATTTACCTGAACGCCTGGGAGGACTCGGTCTTCGGAATCCTTTCTTGCCTATTCTGATGGTTCGGGAAAGCATTGCAAAGAAGTCTCCGACCTCAATCATTCAGCAATTCTTCGATGCAGAAAGGGAAAGATACAAGCGATATAAGAAGCACTTTGACTCCCTGGCAAGTGTCGAAAGCCGCATCAatgatgctgtcaaggcgGCAGGAAGTGCAGGAACTGTGAGCTCTGAAACGTTCAAGAACCTTCTTTCGACTAAGGAGCTGGAaaacttcttcagcatcgaagAATACGCAAAGCACCGGGAGCTAACTAGTAACACCTTGTTAAAAGCTTACACGGCGTTGAAGACTGTACCGGTTGACATTAGCCCAGACTTGGACTCTGATGTTTCGTGGACCCTTAACCACGAGCTAGGCGCCAATCTGAATAATTCGGgcagcaagatgaaggaggttCGGTGGGCGTTACAAATGTATCGGGATGTCCTGAATCGTGACTATGGAGGCTTGCGTCTTGTGGATAAGGAACATCTGCCGCTAGGTGTGTTAACATTGCTCCGGAGTAGAGCAGTAACATGGACGATGGTTCTATAGTATAGACTTCCAATGGCCAAAGCTCAGGAATAGAGCCTTGAGAGCAATAGAAGCTTGTGCTCTCGGAGTATTGTACAAATTGACTTGTGCTAACGATGGTCTAGACACGGCCATGTTGCTCCTTGTTTGTCCGTTGAGGATTTATAGGTAGGAAAACGCAAAGGCAAACTACCCAATTCATATCACCAGTAACTTGAtatgtctcgttgagatgtcataggctttaactatcaatcaatcatgtCTGCAGTAAATACCTGACACCGCGTTGACTGTCTTTATCCTTTGTTTTCCAGGTGTGGTATTTGCATTTGAGACTTAAGGCTGAGACCTGAAATCAGCAGACAGAACGTAGTCTAAATCCTTACTGTACAAATAATTATTAACCTGGAATTACTATTCTTGCTTGATTTCAGACAATCTATGAAGGCGGGCGAGCAACCGCTTTTGCATATCCAATAACATCAAGGTCGCTAGCTTACATGTTAGTAATTGTTCGATAATCCTATACTCACATGGTGAAGCTTACGGATCACAGCATATGGGAGATATATCCCAAGTAGAGTTTGCTTGGCCTCACGATTGATAAACTCTGAGCCCAGATACCACATATCATTGCAAACCACAGCCGTGCAAAGGCCAACCACTGCACCGTAGATGACGCCTGCAAGCTCAGCAGGAGCAGACATCTTCTGTTTCGATAACAGTGCGCGAGTGAGATAGATTGCTAGAGGGAACTgcacaacaagctcaacataGACTAGGAATTCGAAAAAATGCCCCGGAATGTCAATGCCGTAATAAGGATCTGAAAAGGTTGTGATGTACCACTGACGAAATGCGACGAGAAAGTGGAATGGCGAGCCACGAGGTTGTGACAGAGACTGGGGATAGAATGGAACGAAATCGATGCCTAGTCCAGTTATGAGTTACGAACATGTGCATGATGGGCCAAGTAGACTCACCTAGCATACCAACTAAATGGAGGGCTAcgataaatagatatatataatcgAGAAATGGCTTGTGTGGTGacatgatgaggatgttggtCGTGTTAACCCAGAATATGAAACTTTGAACTGACAAGATACGTACGTGTGagattttaaaaataaacaCAACAGAAGAGCGAATTACTTAGTTAAATACCCAGCCCGCGCACTGAAGTCAGCCCCGAACGTCCCGAGATGAGGTTTATTAGTGCTGCTACTGTACAGGCAAGTCACCACCATGATTGGCCAGAAAGTTGGCGATAAGCTCAAGGAAGTAAATTGTTGGTCGGCAGATGTCTCAAGTGATCGTGTCCATTTGCTTTGGAGCCCTCATTTATAAGGTATTTATATCCTCCAGATCAGTTGCGTAAAGTTAACTCTGCGAAGCGGTCGGTGGGTTAAGGTATGTATAGCTTGCGCCTCGACGCGGCTGTTCTCTTCTGAACCCATGTGATCTACGCACGCACGCCTTAAGATAAAAATAGCCTGATTGTGCCATTTCCTTGCCGTAGGAAGTTAATTTGCAGCGCCTTACGAGTTGCATATCCTAGTACCGAGTGTTTTTAGGGCTCCTTAAAATATAGGGATGAACAGGTAGTTCTAGAGCTTCCATATGCTGATCCCCGTTCCATGCTGCTGCAAGACTCAAACAATACGCAAAATCGTCCTGAAGTACAGCGATATCGTGGAAGACCGTGCGCTAGTCACTTGCTGTGATATGAGGTAGGATTTCAACTTCATCCTACATCATTAGAGTCaagtcatgatgacgatTGAGATGACGTCAACCATCGTCAGAAGCCTTTTTACCATGACTTCAATGGAGaattcaacctcaacctgaATAAAACAAACAACATCCCACTTGTCAACTATCTTCACCTGCTATATACTCTCAAAATGGTGATCCAATACCAAGGGTCTCAGATCCCCATCTCGTTCGCATCATGCAGCATCCCcat contains these protein-coding regions:
- a CDS encoding related to beta transducin-like protein, giving the protein MRLINTKTLELHEFFNENTPPYAILSHAWGDQEVTFQDWQARHHATLKHGYWKILKACSKAVNYKLKWLWVDTNCINKSSSAELTEAINSMFAYYQKSKVCFAYLADVHTANQDIELLMSQMRNSLWFTRGWTLQELIAPINLIFYAADWSQIGRKDDSVADLISLITKIDKRYLNGQVGVHEASVSKRMSWLAKRTTTRTEDMAYCMLGIFDINMPLLYGEGKRAFFRLQEEIIKGCNDHTIFCWGWNEDVPSNWGSLLAPWPTVFDGAGGFERFDGDEINVFSMTNAGLSIQLPVVAAFGASHTMASSWFIKLQAAPASTIFNFSEAACLRVVGRRVGDLLYVSRFPYPPQPVTMSTSPTSKFETESLLVMNKLANGAGLEPRQKQAELLDPSSLEFTPIHTSSDLQFNWHCAASHACDYHLSSVEGRIVVTIDKDASDWAVVLVGRTHNRQRPMPCILLGAKTKDDSGGVATGLVAAQGGNRAEARDEAYRILSEWRQRATSSDYTRSWVTSEETLGITMVMERSKDIIRGTSDRYFLCLYKNELNRNATAD